The Treponema succinifaciens DSM 2489 region TGTCGCATCCGATTTACGGTTTCAGCTATTGCCGTGCCGATGAAAAAAAGCCAAAGTGGATTGATGTAAGCGCAGGTTTTTCCGCAATGAAAAGCCTTACGCAGGTCGATGAAATTTCTGACATTTTGCCGGTTTTGTGCCGCGATTCAGCTGGAAGTATTTATGCGGAAATTTATCTTTCCCAGTCGTTTATTCCTAACATTTACAGATTTGACTGGCGGACAAAAAAAGCTGAAAAAATTTACCAAGGTGAAAATCCGTGCGATGCTATTGACGGACTTTGTCAAAACGGTTCTAATTTGATTTTTTCAACAGTCGGAAAAATTCTTTCGCTTTCTCTTGAAACAAGGGAAGTTTCAGAAATTTCAAGTTTTAATTCTTGGCGGGAAAATTTAACTGCTGCAGGCGACACTATAAATTCAGCTTTTGTTCCTAAGAGCATTTCGCAGCTTGGAGCGAATGTTACTTTGAATGAGCTTTGGCTTTTAAATCCTGAAACAATTCTTTCTCCTTGGGCTTATCTTGCAAACAAAAAAAAGTCAATTTATGCGTCTGTCTATCAGCTTAGAAATTCTGCGGGAATTGAAAAGTACAAAAAAATTGTTTCTGACAACAAGCTTAATTCTGTTGTAATCGACATGAAAGATGACTACGGACTTTTGAGGTTTGAGCCGAATAGCCAGCTTCTAAAACAAAAAGGAAAAGTTACTCAGTACAAAATTAACTTGGAGCAAGTTGTAAGTGAATTTAAAAAAGACGGCGTTTATCTTATCGCGCGCATTGTTGTTTTTAAAGACAGAAATTTAGCTTCCTATGACAAAGGAAAATACGCAGTTTGGAATTCCCACACAAATTCGCCATGGATTGGAATCCGCGGAAAAGAAGACGTTACTGACGAAAATGGAAATTTGTCTGGAACAAAAACTGTTTACTATGATGAAAACTGGGTTGATCCTTACAGCGAGGAAGTTTGGGAATACAATGTTGAAATTGCAAAGGAACTTGTTTCCCGTGGCTTTGATGAAATTCAGTTTGACTACATAAGATTTCCGACCGACGGAAAAAATTTAAATTCCGCAGTTTACCGATGGCGCGACAAAGGCATGGTAAAAGAAAGCGCATTGATTTCGTTTTTGTCTTATGCCCGCAAAAATATAAAAGCTCCTATTGGGATTGATATTTACGGTGCGAACGGATGGTACAGAAGCGGAACAAGAACAGGCCAGGACGTTGAGCTTATGAGCGAATATGTTGACGTAATCTGTCCGATGTTTTATCCGTCTCATTTTGAGCAGGATTTTCTTGACTATCCGCCTTGTGAAGAGCGCGCGTATAGAATTTATTTTTACGGCTCGTTTAGGAACACAATAATCGGCAGGAACAGAATTATTGTGCGTCCTTGGATTCAGGCATTTTACATGGGTGTACGGCATGATAGAAAATATTACGACAAAAATTATGTTCTGCGTGAAATTTTTGGCGTGCGCGATGGACTTGACAGAGGGTATATGCATTGGAACAATTCCGGCGGATATTATGAAGACATAAGCCCGGATCCTCAGTATAACGAAATTTCTCCGTGGCATGAAAAAGAATGCGATTTACAGAAACGGATTCCGGCGTTCAGTCTGGGAATAAAAAATTCTTTAGATTCCGATTTGCAGGATTTGGAGCAGAAAAAAGAAAATGCAAAGGACATGATTTCAATTTGGAATTCTGTGTTGGACAATGAGCTTGAATACGAAAACGCAAGTGTTACAACAAGAAATTTTCTTCATGTAAAGCCTGTATTTGGTGGAAGCAAATGAACAAATATACGCCGGAAGAACCGATAGCAGCAATTGCAACGGCTCTTGTTCCTTCTGCAATCGGCATAGTCAGGACGAGCGGAAAAAACTGCATTGAGCTTGTAAGCAAAATTTTTTCACGCAAAAAGGCTCTTTTGCAGGCTGCAGGAAATTCTCTTGTTTACGGTTGGATTGAAGATTCAAGAATTCAAAACGGAAACAAAAAGATTGATGAAGTCATGCTTGGCGTTTACAAAGCTCCAAAGTCTTTTACAGGCGAAGACATGGTTGAAATATTTTGCCATGGCGGAGTGAATGTTGTAACTTCAATTTTTTCCTTGCTGCTTGAAAATGGTTTTAGAAAAGCCGAGCGTGGAGAATTTACATTTCGGGCTTATATAAACGGAAAAGTTGATCTTACAAAAGCCGAAGCCGTAAAAGAAATAATAGACAGCCGCACAAATGCTTCCAGAAGCCGCGCCGCCGGACGTTTAAGCGGAAATCTTTTTGAGCAAATTTCTTCTATTAAAAAACTGATTTTGGACACAATTGGAAACATTGAAGTTGAAATTGAATATCCAGAAGACGAAGAAAATATTTCAGAATCATTTGACACTTCATTGCTAAAAGCCGCGCAGAAAAAACTTTCAGACTTGGCTTCTTCTTGGAAGGCTGAAAAACTTTATCAAGACGGAGCAAGAGTTGTTTTGTGCGGAAAAACCAATGCCGGAAAATCAAGTCTTTTCAATTCGCTTTTAAAAGAAGAGCGCGCAATTGTCAGCAGCATTGAAGGAACGACACGGGACTGGCTTGAGTGCTGGACAGATTTTGCAGGAATCCCTGTAAGGCTTTTTGATACTGCCGGTCTTAGAAAAACTTCGGACTTAATTGAAGAGCGTGGCGTTGAGCTTGCAAAAGATTTAAGCCAGGATGCGGATGTCATTCTTTATATTGTGGACAGTTCAAAAGGAATTTTAAAGGACGATTTGGATTTTATTGAAAGCCAGAAAAATATTCCGGTTGTTTTGGTTTTGAACAAATGCGATTCCTTTGATTTGAATTTGGATGGAATAAAAAAAGTCTGGAAAGATTCTGTAAAAATTTCTGCAAAAAATAATATCGGAATAGAGCTGCTTGTTTTTAAAGTAAAAGACATTTTGTTTGACGGCGAAAAAACTGAACGTGAGCAAAGCGGGCTTGGTTCGGCGCGGCAAAAAAAATCAGTTCAGGAAGCACTGGAACGAGTAACGCACGCTTTGGAAATTTCTCAAGATTTCAGCTACGGACTTGATGCGGTTGTTCAGGATTTGGAAGATGCTTTGGAATGCCTTGGTGAAGTTGCCGGTGAAGTTTCTCCAGATGATGTCCTTGAAAATATTTTCAGCCGCTTTTGTGTCGGCAAATGACAACAGATTTTTTTTTCAGTATAATCAGATTCAAATGAACGAAATTGATTTTTTAGCGGAAGAAATTTTTTTACGGTACGGAAATGTAAAGCGCGCGCGCGGACCGTTTTTGTATACAGAAAAAGGCAAGCGTCTTACAGATTTGTATCAGGAAAATGGCAGGGCAATTTTGGGCTGGGGCGGCTCTTCTGCATTCACAATGCTGAAAAATGCTATTGACCGTGGAGCAACCGGAAGCTTTAAAACTTGTTTTTCAGGTCGGCTTGAAAAATCTGTAAATGCACTTTTCTTTGGATGCGAACGCAAAGTTTTTATCTTTGCAAAAAAATCTGACTGCCTTTCCACCGCTGTAAGAATCAGTCCTCAAAATACTTTTGTCTGGAAGCCTTGGAGTGAAGTTGCTTTTGAAAACGACAATGCTGACTGCATAATTTTTGAGCCGCCTTTTCCTTGGACAAGCGGAATTTATATTCTTGCTGTAAAAACTGATTTGGCTGAAAAAAATCCACAAGATGTTTTAAAGGAAACTGTAAAACTTTCTTCTCCAATTGAAGCCGCTGTTACACGCTCAATTTATAATTTGATTTCAGCATTGCAAATCCGGCAGGAAAAAGACTGGTTTATTTACGATTTGGCTTTGACAAAATACTGGCAGAGAAAAGGTCCTTATCTTTTTCCGAAGATTTCAAAAGAGCTTTATGGAAAATTTATTTTGCATTGCCTTGACCTTGGAATTGTCGTAAGTCCTGTTTACGAGCAGCCGAGCATTGTTCCGTTTGGCGCGGATA contains the following coding sequences:
- a CDS encoding putative glycoside hydrolase, whose amino-acid sequence is MRILFLKLCISASFFSFFSGFSFAQSKPLYKLPDVYLERRVSENPEPFLIGTDTGLFKILPSGIADPLWTEGKVERILRTQAKWFFVTEKGIYSSLDLKEFTQHNIGLPSLIVKNYENGNKEIVQKMPLLKDICADPLNPDILVTATKDEVFITRDGGLSWKSLGSASNYTSGMKAVAVSHMPVYGKNGEIESTEVVVFMSHPIYGFSYCRADEKKPKWIDVSAGFSAMKSLTQVDEISDILPVLCRDSAGSIYAEIYLSQSFIPNIYRFDWRTKKAEKIYQGENPCDAIDGLCQNGSNLIFSTVGKILSLSLETREVSEISSFNSWRENLTAAGDTINSAFVPKSISQLGANVTLNELWLLNPETILSPWAYLANKKKSIYASVYQLRNSAGIEKYKKIVSDNKLNSVVIDMKDDYGLLRFEPNSQLLKQKGKVTQYKINLEQVVSEFKKDGVYLIARIVVFKDRNLASYDKGKYAVWNSHTNSPWIGIRGKEDVTDENGNLSGTKTVYYDENWVDPYSEEVWEYNVEIAKELVSRGFDEIQFDYIRFPTDGKNLNSAVYRWRDKGMVKESALISFLSYARKNIKAPIGIDIYGANGWYRSGTRTGQDVELMSEYVDVICPMFYPSHFEQDFLDYPPCEERAYRIYFYGSFRNTIIGRNRIIVRPWIQAFYMGVRHDRKYYDKNYVLREIFGVRDGLDRGYMHWNNSGGYYEDISPDPQYNEISPWHEKECDLQKRIPAFSLGIKNSLDSDLQDLEQKKENAKDMISIWNSVLDNELEYENASVTTRNFLHVKPVFGGSK
- the mnmE gene encoding tRNA uridine-5-carboxymethylaminomethyl(34) synthesis GTPase MnmE — protein: MNKYTPEEPIAAIATALVPSAIGIVRTSGKNCIELVSKIFSRKKALLQAAGNSLVYGWIEDSRIQNGNKKIDEVMLGVYKAPKSFTGEDMVEIFCHGGVNVVTSIFSLLLENGFRKAERGEFTFRAYINGKVDLTKAEAVKEIIDSRTNASRSRAAGRLSGNLFEQISSIKKLILDTIGNIEVEIEYPEDEENISESFDTSLLKAAQKKLSDLASSWKAEKLYQDGARVVLCGKTNAGKSSLFNSLLKEERAIVSSIEGTTRDWLECWTDFAGIPVRLFDTAGLRKTSDLIEERGVELAKDLSQDADVILYIVDSSKGILKDDLDFIESQKNIPVVLVLNKCDSFDLNLDGIKKVWKDSVKISAKNNIGIELLVFKVKDILFDGEKTEREQSGLGSARQKKSVQEALERVTHALEISQDFSYGLDAVVQDLEDALECLGEVAGEVSPDDVLENIFSRFCVGK